One window from the genome of Cyclobacterium amurskyense encodes:
- a CDS encoding DUF4332 domain-containing protein — protein MSNSISKIEGIGPVNKEKLSAAGIVTVENLLEKGASKSGRKEIAAASGIDEKVILNWVNMADLFRIKGIASQFAELLKAAGVDTVKELRTRNAENLHQALIATNEAKNLTNAVPALSKVTDFIEQAKNLDPVVTH, from the coding sequence ATGTCAAATTCTATTAGTAAAATTGAGGGAATAGGCCCTGTAAACAAAGAAAAACTATCAGCAGCAGGTATAGTAACCGTTGAGAATTTACTCGAAAAAGGTGCAAGTAAAAGCGGTAGAAAAGAAATAGCTGCTGCAAGTGGTATTGACGAGAAAGTAATTTTGAACTGGGTCAATATGGCTGATTTGTTCAGAATCAAAGGTATAGCCAGTCAATTTGCTGAGTTGCTTAAGGCAGCAGGGGTGGATACTGTTAAAGAATTGAGGACTAGAAATGCAGAGAATTTGCATCAGGCCCTTATTGCTACCAATGAAGCGAAAAACCTGACCAATGCTGTGCCGGCGCTTTCTAAGGTTACAGATTTTATAGAACAAGCTAAAAACCTGGATCCTGTAGTGACCCACTAA
- a CDS encoding DUF937 domain-containing protein produces the protein MISSLLENLSPELISGLTEKFGLDQSKASEAVSTTKSSLFESLTKEAAGGNFDGILGMLNTGSGLTSNPMFKSILGNLTGSYASKLGLSPEMAMSVASFVLPKIISAISGSKSGNIEKTDLVKMLGQSSGKAIADKASDLLKGGLGGLFK, from the coding sequence ATGATTTCATCACTATTAGAAAACCTGTCTCCAGAATTGATTTCAGGCTTGACAGAAAAGTTTGGTCTTGATCAAAGTAAGGCTTCAGAAGCAGTAAGTACCACTAAAAGTAGTTTGTTTGAAAGTTTGACAAAAGAGGCAGCTGGAGGAAATTTTGATGGAATTCTAGGTATGCTGAATACTGGAAGTGGACTGACCTCAAATCCCATGTTTAAAAGCATCTTAGGGAACCTTACTGGTAGTTATGCTTCTAAGCTTGGACTCTCTCCAGAAATGGCGATGTCTGTTGCTTCCTTTGTTTTGCCTAAAATCATATCTGCTATTTCTGGCTCAAAAAGCGGGAACATAGAAAAAACGGATTTGGTCAAAATGTTGGGTCAATCTTCAGGAAAAGCAATTGCTGATAAGGCCTCAGACTTACTTAAAGGTGGTCTAGGTGGTTTGTTCAAATAA